In Nocardia asteroides, the following proteins share a genomic window:
- a CDS encoding YveK family protein, with protein MSKTGAADSGDAHQESVPSAGVDIAAHLRKLIRVLPIALVVAALAGGAVWFVRDGSERTYEASLTAQISQQSIGAVFNELTQPYIVLVTESRVLSDVVKNGLAPSEQDLRPRVSAMTGPAPSLLIIKAQAGSPEQAERLVLAVQQSLDRVGSQMRTEAIARSAADLEDHRRAVEDTFTKRLADDPLRPELSFDARDVAREIEFRQVLGMARLTVISNPRSELVAPHPVQEGLFAALAVLIVVAEGLVLARGVLDRRSGGKDAGAKDDTAQAPVEPAAATPPRAAPVPVGATASRATPAEPAAAVPPRAAPVAPNTTTPRATPVAPATATPPRAAPVPAGSGSRSEDAVPTTAAPFDPETTVLPRAWPRAEPASSSRRGTPGT; from the coding sequence GTGAGCAAGACGGGCGCGGCCGACAGCGGCGACGCGCACCAGGAGAGTGTGCCGTCGGCCGGTGTCGACATCGCCGCGCACCTGCGCAAGCTGATCCGGGTGCTGCCGATCGCGCTGGTCGTGGCCGCGCTGGCCGGTGGCGCCGTGTGGTTCGTGCGCGACGGGAGCGAACGGACCTACGAGGCCAGTCTCACCGCGCAGATCTCGCAGCAGTCCATCGGCGCGGTGTTCAACGAGCTGACCCAGCCCTACATCGTGCTGGTCACCGAGAGCCGGGTGCTCTCGGATGTGGTGAAGAACGGGCTGGCCCCGTCGGAGCAGGATCTGCGCCCGCGGGTGTCGGCGATGACCGGGCCCGCGCCGTCGCTGCTGATCATCAAGGCGCAGGCGGGTTCTCCCGAGCAGGCCGAGCGCTTGGTGCTGGCGGTCCAGCAGTCGCTGGACCGGGTGGGCTCGCAGATGCGCACCGAGGCCATCGCGCGCTCGGCCGCCGATCTCGAGGATCATCGCCGTGCCGTGGAGGACACCTTCACCAAGCGGCTGGCCGACGATCCGCTGCGTCCCGAGCTGAGTTTCGACGCCCGCGACGTCGCCCGCGAGATCGAGTTCCGCCAGGTGCTCGGTATGGCCCGGCTGACCGTGATCAGCAACCCGCGGTCGGAACTGGTGGCGCCGCATCCGGTTCAGGAAGGCCTGTTCGCCGCCCTCGCCGTACTCATCGTCGTCGCCGAGGGCCTGGTGCTGGCCCGCGGCGTACTCGACCGCCGGTCCGGCGGCAAGGACGCCGGAGCGAAGGACGACACCGCCCAGGCACCGGTGGAACCGGCCGCCGCGACCCCGCCCCGGGCCGCGCCGGTGCCGGTGGGCGCCACCGCGTCCCGGGCGACACCGGCGGAACCGGCCGCCGCGGTACCGCCCCGCGCCGCTCCCGTCGCGCCGAACACGACCACTCCGCGGGCCACACCCGTGGCACCCGCCACCGCCACGCCACCCCGGGCCGCACCGGTGCCCGCGGGTTCGGGGAGCCGTTCCGAGGATGCCGTGCCGACCACCGCCGCGCCGTTCGATCCCGAGACGACGGTGCTGCCCCGGGCCTGGCCGAGGGCCGAGCCCGCGTCGTCGTCACGCCGCGGCACGCCGGGCACGTAG
- a CDS encoding glycosyltransferase family 2 protein has product MVGARVSVCVPAFNAARTITETIESILTQDFGDFEVVVVDNASTDGTGELVRAFTDDRIRLHTNDTVLPMVENWNRTLGLAGGELVKLVCADDLITPGCLSAQVEALRDPRIAVSGARFDVIDDAGAVLALGRGLAGITGRCSPRTALRAFVRKLPDAVCPTAAFLFRRRELAATGGFRGDFLYAMDIDLVARLCAHGQFYGDPDVLAISRASAFNYSSTTSTLSKFSEVVRFNHHYRRAHPDLVGPLDVVAGDAVVARQALVRLCARAKRLSGKG; this is encoded by the coding sequence GTGGTGGGGGCTCGGGTGTCGGTGTGTGTCCCGGCATTCAACGCGGCGCGCACGATCACCGAGACGATCGAGTCGATCCTGACCCAGGATTTCGGCGACTTCGAGGTCGTCGTGGTCGACAACGCCAGCACCGACGGCACCGGCGAGCTGGTGCGCGCGTTCACCGACGACCGGATCCGGCTGCACACCAACGACACCGTGCTGCCCATGGTCGAGAACTGGAACCGCACGCTCGGCCTGGCCGGGGGCGAGCTGGTCAAACTCGTCTGCGCCGACGACCTGATCACCCCCGGCTGCCTGTCGGCCCAGGTAGAGGCGCTGCGCGATCCCCGGATCGCGGTGTCGGGCGCCAGGTTCGACGTCATCGACGACGCGGGCGCCGTGCTCGCCCTGGGCCGCGGGCTGGCCGGGATCACCGGCCGCTGCTCGCCGCGCACCGCGCTGCGCGCCTTCGTCCGCAAACTGCCCGACGCGGTGTGCCCGACCGCCGCGTTCCTGTTCCGGCGCCGCGAGCTCGCCGCCACCGGCGGCTTCCGGGGCGACTTCCTCTACGCCATGGACATCGATCTGGTGGCACGGCTGTGCGCGCACGGCCAGTTCTACGGCGACCCCGACGTCCTCGCGATCAGCCGCGCCTCGGCGTTCAACTACTCCTCCACCACTTCGACCCTCAGCAAGTTCTCCGAGGTGGTGCGGTTCAACCACCACTACCGGCGCGCGCATCCCGACCTGGTCGGCCCGCTCGATGTCGTGGCGGGCGACGCCGTGGTGGCACGACAGGCGCTGGTGCGGCTGTGCGCGCGGGCGAAACGCCTGTCCGGGAAGGGCTGA
- a CDS encoding O-antigen ligase family protein has protein sequence MGVLLYLAAVPVGWLFLRWIRHRPQRGLLLVAALVPFNGLLLIAPGWMQVNGWKEALLLLTLAVAIFVPQPDAGPRPAIPWWPLGAALCVFGVVSAFVTAGSLGLFAIKITFFYFVVVPLILYLRPFDARDRDLLVTIMMVEAVGIAVFGLAQQAIGGAGLAAMGYEYNETIRFSGGILRSFSTFNQPFPFAFYLVTVLLVGGSVALAAPSRPRNRLFLMATPILVVGAAASVVRAALAGLLVGALVLAVVRYRRQLKTVIIGGVALIVLGSVVVSSQARSSLFSSSSLADRGTGWNTVLRSVGSHPFGDGLGSTGAAKAKQLVEELGPMAEKLPYATGEVQIYGRPYQPDNYYVKLLIELGPIGVWLFCAIMVVIYLLALRGARTLRGNDSALALGVAASVLASAVAAVASSYFEIFPSDFYFWLLAAVVGCAVTQRSTSEPVEHGSVPEQVA, from the coding sequence ATGGGCGTGCTGCTGTACCTCGCCGCCGTGCCGGTGGGCTGGTTGTTCCTGCGCTGGATCCGGCATCGGCCCCAGCGCGGCCTGCTGCTGGTCGCCGCGCTGGTGCCGTTCAACGGGCTGCTGCTGATCGCGCCGGGATGGATGCAGGTCAACGGGTGGAAGGAGGCGTTGCTGCTGCTCACGCTGGCGGTGGCGATCTTCGTCCCGCAGCCCGATGCCGGTCCGCGCCCGGCCATCCCGTGGTGGCCGCTCGGCGCGGCGCTGTGCGTGTTCGGGGTGGTGTCGGCGTTCGTGACGGCCGGATCGCTGGGCCTGTTCGCGATCAAGATCACGTTCTTCTACTTCGTCGTGGTGCCGCTGATCCTGTACCTGCGCCCGTTCGACGCCCGCGACCGGGACCTGCTGGTGACGATCATGATGGTCGAAGCCGTCGGCATCGCGGTGTTCGGGCTGGCCCAGCAGGCCATCGGCGGCGCGGGGCTGGCCGCCATGGGCTACGAGTACAACGAGACGATCCGGTTCTCCGGCGGGATCCTGCGCTCGTTCAGCACCTTCAACCAGCCGTTCCCGTTCGCGTTCTACCTCGTCACCGTGCTGCTGGTCGGTGGGTCGGTGGCGCTGGCCGCGCCGTCGCGGCCGCGCAACCGGCTGTTCCTGATGGCCACGCCCATCCTGGTCGTCGGCGCCGCGGCCAGTGTGGTGCGGGCGGCGCTGGCCGGATTGCTGGTCGGCGCACTGGTGCTCGCGGTGGTGCGGTACCGGCGTCAGCTGAAGACGGTGATCATCGGCGGAGTCGCGCTGATCGTGCTCGGCAGCGTCGTGGTCTCCTCGCAGGCGCGCAGTTCGCTGTTCTCCTCGTCGAGCCTGGCCGACCGCGGCACCGGCTGGAACACCGTGCTGCGCTCGGTCGGCAGCCATCCGTTCGGTGACGGGCTGGGCTCCACGGGCGCCGCGAAGGCCAAGCAGCTGGTGGAGGAACTCGGCCCGATGGCGGAGAAACTGCCCTACGCCACCGGCGAGGTGCAGATCTACGGCCGCCCGTATCAGCCGGACAACTACTACGTGAAGCTGCTCATCGAACTGGGACCGATCGGGGTCTGGCTGTTCTGCGCGATCATGGTGGTGATCTATCTGCTGGCCCTGCGCGGCGCGCGCACCCTGCGCGGCAACGACTCGGCGCTCGCGCTCGGGGTCGCGGCGTCGGTCCTGGCCAGCGCGGTGGCGGCGGTCGCGTCGAGCTACTTCGAGATCTTCCCGAGCGACTTCTACTTCTGGTTGCTGGCCGCGGTCGTCGGCTGTGCCGTCACCCAGCGGTCCACGTCCGAGCCCGTCGAGCACGGCTCCGTCCCCGAGCAGGTAGCGTGA
- a CDS encoding glycosyltransferase family 4 protein, whose translation MTALVQADAAAALPEGIAALSRPVAAGARRAWHGIAPLRGADLFHGLDVDLPLTGPRATVATVHDLSVFDVPWAFSRYRAAGEQLLVRMSLTRADLLVAVSEFTAQRIADRFGREAVVVPLAPAAWARVPEAAEIDRVRARYELPSRFVLQVGTVEPRKQVGVLAEVARELEIPLVLAGAGSDGPQAPAGALGLGYVDLADLPALYAAATVVAYCSQYEGFGLPPVEAMACGGAVVASAVGALPQVCGDGAILVERTGVDAWTRALRPLLHDVDANRELRERGLLAMTKLSWQATAEATVAAYRSAGLLA comes from the coding sequence GTGACGGCGCTGGTGCAGGCCGATGCCGCCGCGGCGTTGCCCGAGGGGATCGCGGCGCTGTCGCGTCCGGTCGCGGCGGGCGCGCGGCGCGCCTGGCACGGGATCGCCCCGCTGCGCGGCGCGGATCTCTTCCACGGCCTCGATGTCGACCTTCCGCTGACCGGTCCGCGCGCCACCGTCGCCACCGTCCACGACTTGTCGGTGTTCGACGTCCCGTGGGCGTTCAGCCGGTACCGGGCCGCGGGCGAGCAACTGCTGGTGCGGATGTCGCTGACCCGGGCCGACCTGCTCGTCGCGGTCTCGGAGTTCACCGCGCAACGCATCGCCGACCGCTTCGGCCGCGAGGCCGTGGTGGTGCCGCTGGCGCCCGCCGCCTGGGCGCGGGTACCCGAGGCGGCCGAGATCGACCGGGTGCGTGCGCGCTACGAGTTGCCGTCGCGGTTCGTCCTGCAGGTCGGCACGGTCGAGCCGCGCAAGCAGGTCGGTGTGCTGGCCGAGGTGGCACGGGAACTCGAGATCCCGCTGGTGCTGGCCGGCGCGGGATCCGACGGTCCGCAGGCGCCGGCGGGCGCGCTCGGGCTCGGCTACGTCGACCTCGCCGATCTGCCCGCGCTGTACGCGGCCGCGACGGTGGTCGCCTACTGCTCGCAGTACGAAGGATTCGGTCTGCCACCCGTGGAGGCGATGGCCTGTGGCGGCGCGGTGGTCGCCAGCGCGGTGGGCGCGCTGCCCCAGGTGTGTGGCGACGGCGCGATCCTGGTCGAGCGGACCGGTGTCGACGCGTGGACGCGGGCGCTGCGGCCGCTGCTGCACGACGTGGACGCCAACCGCGAACTGCGCGAACGCGGCCTGCTCGCGATGACGAAACTGAGCTGGCAGGCGACGGCCGAGGCCACCGTCGCCGCCTACCGGTCCGCCGGACTGCTCGCATGA